One stretch of Musicola paradisiaca NCPPB 2511 DNA includes these proteins:
- the hemY gene encoding protoheme IX biogenesis protein HemY, translated as MLKVFLLFAMLIAGIVVGPMLAGHQGYVLIQTDNYNIETSVTGLVIMLVLLLLAFIALEWLLRRLFRTGARTRGWFIGRKRSRARQQTRAALLKLTEGDYHQVEKLLTRNADHADQPVVNYLLAAEAAQQRGDDFRTRQYLERAAEIADNDQLPVDITRVRIQLARNEDHAARHGVDRLLEVAPRHPEVLRLAEQAFLRTSAYSALLDILPAMRKTRIHDEAHLQSLQQRATIGLMDQAMAEGGSEGLKQWWKNQNRKVRQDLSMQVAMAEHLIACDDHTTSQNIIIDGLKRQYDHRLVQLMPRLQTGNPEPLEKTLRQQLKQRADDALLHSTLGQLLMKHGEWKQASEAFLAALALRPDAYDYAWCADAFDRLKRYEDAARMRREGLTLTLQTEQK; from the coding sequence ATGCTGAAGGTTTTTCTGCTGTTTGCGATGCTGATCGCCGGCATCGTAGTGGGCCCGATGCTGGCCGGCCATCAGGGCTACGTCCTGATTCAGACGGATAACTACAACATCGAAACCAGCGTGACCGGGCTGGTCATCATGCTGGTGCTGTTACTGTTGGCATTTATTGCGCTGGAATGGCTGCTAAGACGTCTGTTCCGCACGGGTGCCCGCACCCGGGGTTGGTTTATTGGCCGTAAACGCAGCCGCGCTCGTCAGCAAACCCGGGCGGCGCTGCTGAAACTGACCGAAGGCGACTACCACCAGGTTGAAAAGCTGCTGACCCGCAACGCCGACCACGCCGATCAGCCGGTGGTCAACTATTTGCTGGCGGCCGAAGCGGCCCAGCAGCGCGGCGACGATTTCCGCACCCGGCAGTATCTGGAGCGGGCGGCGGAAATCGCCGACAACGATCAGCTACCGGTGGACATCACCCGAGTGCGCATCCAGTTGGCGCGTAATGAAGATCACGCCGCCCGGCACGGCGTAGATCGGTTGCTGGAGGTGGCGCCGCGTCATCCGGAAGTCCTGCGGTTGGCTGAGCAGGCGTTTTTACGCACCAGCGCCTACAGCGCGCTGCTGGATATCCTCCCCGCCATGCGCAAAACTCGCATTCATGACGAAGCGCATCTGCAATCACTGCAACAACGCGCCACCATCGGGCTGATGGATCAAGCCATGGCGGAAGGCGGCAGCGAAGGGCTGAAGCAATGGTGGAAAAATCAGAACCGCAAGGTACGGCAGGATCTGTCAATGCAGGTGGCGATGGCGGAACACCTCATCGCATGCGACGACCATACGACATCGCAAAACATCATCATTGACGGGTTGAAACGGCAATACGATCACCGTCTGGTGCAACTGATGCCGAGATTGCAGACCGGCAACCCCGAACCGCTGGAAAAAACGCTGCGCCAGCAGCTCAAACAACGCGCCGATGACGCCCTGCTGCACAGCACGCTGGGTCAATTGCTGATGAAACACGGCGAATGGAAACAGGCCAGCGAAGCTTTTCTGGCCGCGCTGGCACTGCGTCCGGATGCGTATGACTACGCCTGGTGCGCCGACGCTTTCGACCGGCTGAAGAGGTATGAAGATGCCGCCCGTATGCGGCGCGAAGGGCTTACACTCACTCTGCAAACCGAGCAGAAATAA
- the idnR gene encoding DNA-binding transcriptional regulator IdnR — MRKYRVSLQDIANLANVTKMTVSRYLRTPNQVSPETGKKIAQVMADIDYIPNRAPEMLLNIKSYTIGVLIPSFTNQLFADMLAGIESVTSGNQYQILIANYNYKRDSEEKQILNLLSYNIDGIILSEKSHTLRAVKNLRNANIPIVEVMDTEGESLDMEVGFQNSRAAFDMVSTMLENRQKKKIIYFGSQDDLRDELRYQGYCDAMRQHGLSAYRINPRSISSMQLGAQLIEQAFIEYPDLDGIFCTNDDIAVGALLYCLRKGIRVPEEVSIAGFHGLDIGREMIPSLATVITPRFAIGQRAATILLNKISDRDYSTYSTDLGYQIYRGDTL; from the coding sequence ATGAGAAAGTATCGGGTTTCCTTGCAGGATATCGCTAATCTGGCGAATGTCACCAAAATGACGGTTAGTCGTTATTTACGCACGCCGAATCAGGTTTCTCCTGAAACAGGAAAAAAGATTGCTCAGGTGATGGCGGATATTGACTATATCCCCAATCGTGCGCCGGAAATGTTGCTGAATATAAAAAGCTATACGATAGGTGTATTAATTCCTTCGTTTACCAATCAGCTTTTTGCCGACATGCTGGCAGGTATTGAATCTGTGACATCCGGTAATCAATACCAGATTTTGATTGCTAATTATAATTACAAACGGGACTCAGAAGAAAAACAGATCCTCAATCTGCTATCTTATAATATTGACGGTATTATTCTTTCCGAAAAATCACACACCTTACGGGCAGTGAAAAACCTGCGCAATGCCAATATTCCCATTGTGGAAGTGATGGATACCGAAGGCGAAAGTCTGGATATGGAAGTCGGGTTTCAGAATAGCCGTGCGGCGTTTGATATGGTGTCGACGATGCTGGAAAATCGTCAGAAAAAGAAAATTATTTATTTTGGTTCCCAGGATGATTTGCGCGACGAATTACGTTATCAGGGGTATTGCGACGCAATGCGGCAACACGGGTTGTCAGCCTATCGAATTAACCCCAGATCTATTTCTTCCATGCAGCTTGGGGCACAACTGATCGAACAGGCGTTTATTGAGTATCCCGATCTGGATGGAATATTTTGCACCAATGATGATATTGCCGTCGGCGCATTATTATATTGCCTGAGAAAAGGTATTCGCGTACCTGAAGAAGTTTCTATCGCCGGGTTTCATGGCCTTGATATCGGACGAGAAATGATACCCAGCCTTGCCACTGTTATTACCCCCCGCTTCGCCATTGGGCAACGGGCAGCGACCATTTTGCTTAATAAAATCAGTGACAGAGACTACTCAACGTATTCAACGGATTTGGGTTATCAGATTTACCGCGGAGATACGTTGTAG